The following are encoded together in the Streptomyces tsukubensis genome:
- a CDS encoding type VII secretion system-associated protein — MANPPETNGSEQEPGNRVPGAPDAGDASGTGADAAGADAATGTDGTDEEAPVLVRPGEPGFPPPPEGMVEAAKLAPDHWLNVVDQAWRSPEGEEPPSWAMLGRWRSDETGEIVEWEWNPDYRPSPERMGWNDPVGPADAACQLAATGYGPEDDVARALVGAEIAVCLDDEGKPSVTETPDGVSAVAVFANAPDLDADQLPPHEMMRVRDLLEKLRAEEEVLFLSSSAPVALLIEKSALRRFQNDGSDNGRVQGP, encoded by the coding sequence ATGGCGAACCCCCCGGAGACGAACGGCTCCGAGCAGGAGCCCGGGAATCGCGTCCCGGGCGCACCGGACGCCGGTGACGCCTCCGGAACCGGTGCCGACGCCGCCGGAGCGGACGCGGCCACAGGGACGGACGGGACGGACGAGGAAGCACCCGTCCTCGTCCGTCCCGGCGAGCCCGGCTTCCCGCCCCCGCCGGAAGGCATGGTCGAGGCGGCGAAACTGGCCCCGGACCACTGGCTGAACGTCGTCGACCAGGCCTGGCGGAGTCCGGAGGGCGAGGAGCCGCCGTCCTGGGCCATGCTGGGGCGTTGGCGCTCCGACGAGACCGGCGAGATCGTCGAGTGGGAGTGGAACCCCGACTACCGCCCGTCGCCCGAGCGGATGGGCTGGAACGACCCGGTCGGCCCCGCCGACGCGGCCTGCCAGCTCGCCGCCACCGGGTACGGCCCCGAGGACGACGTCGCCCGCGCCCTCGTGGGTGCCGAAATCGCCGTATGTCTGGATGACGAGGGGAAGCCGTCGGTGACGGAGACCCCTGACGGGGTCAGCGCCGTGGCCGTTTTCGCCAACGCCCCCGACCTGGACGCGGACCAACTCCCGCCGCACGAGATGATGCGGGTGCGGGACCTGCTGGAGAAGTTGCGCGCGGAGGAAGAGGTGCTGTTCCTCAGCTCCTCGGCCCCGGTGGCGCTCCTGATCGAGAAGAGCGCGCTCCGCCGCTTCCAGAACGACGGAAGTGACAACGGGCGAGTGCAGGGACCGTAG
- the lanL gene encoding class IV lanthionine synthetase LanL: protein MTPHALEAPLEGLLKKALLITGTDERWSAQTDEMWCRVGSRLGARREQGWKLHVSATVASAPEVLTRALDVLLRADSAFKFARSLDQVSALNTRGTPRGSSGKFLTVYPRSDSEATRLAQELHRATEGLTGPRILSDQFYAPHSLVHYRYGSFVGRRRLSEDGLLVWFIEDPDGNPVEDKRTGQYLAPTWAVCPFPSPAPSRAPAEPRPATSAPPAGPVLLGGRFEVREAIRQTNKGGVYRGTDVRTGGRVVIKEARPHVEADVEGRDVRDWLRAEAEALEGLRGLELAPAPVAVFEHGEHLFLAQEEVPGVSLSTWVAEHFREAGADQYGADALQVVTRLVELVSQAHARGYVLRDLTPGNVMVRPDGGLRLIDLELAVLGTASCPPTRVGTPGYSAPERLSDAPVSQTADYYSLGATACLVLAGKIPTLLADEPATRTTEERLATWLTTCAGRLRLSDEIVAMLLGLMRDEPAERWNVSRAREALRTTTATAAKPGGGDGVVRPGVNDSPRGPVAGSADDPVAGITDHLISSMTPTDDQRLWPVSTKTGETDPCTVQQGAAGVLAVLTRYFTLTGDPRLPEVISTAGHWIADRSDAASARPGLHFGSRGIAWALHDAGRAVDDRGLTDHAVTLALAPLRPTPSHDITHGTAGSGTAALHMWHHTGDRRFAELAGAAADRLVAAADRGPDGVSWAAPAEAEIASAGKRYLGFAHGSAGIGSFLLAAAAVSGRRAHRELAVRVGEGLLAHAVLTGETAHWPAQATDAPTAPYWCHGAAGIGTYLVQLWQTTGDDRFGDLARRGAHAVAEQASRATLAQCHGLAGNGDFLLDMAAATGDPVYRAMAEELADLILTERVHRQGHTVFPTEYGDVSTSWSDGSAGILAFLLRLRHPSLRHWMVQPPV, encoded by the coding sequence ATGACGCCTCACGCTTTGGAAGCCCCACTGGAGGGCCTCCTCAAAAAGGCGTTGCTCATCACAGGAACAGACGAACGCTGGTCCGCACAGACGGACGAGATGTGGTGCCGCGTCGGCTCCCGGCTCGGAGCACGGCGCGAACAGGGCTGGAAACTGCACGTGTCGGCGACGGTCGCCTCCGCGCCCGAGGTCCTCACCAGAGCCCTGGACGTACTGCTGCGGGCGGACTCGGCATTCAAGTTCGCCCGGTCGCTCGACCAGGTGAGCGCGCTCAACACCCGTGGCACACCCCGGGGAAGCTCCGGCAAGTTCCTCACTGTCTACCCGCGCTCCGACTCCGAGGCGACCCGGCTCGCGCAGGAGTTGCACCGGGCGACGGAAGGGCTGACAGGCCCCAGGATCCTGTCCGACCAGTTCTACGCGCCGCACAGTCTGGTGCACTACCGCTACGGCTCCTTCGTCGGTCGCAGACGCCTGTCGGAGGACGGCCTGCTCGTGTGGTTCATCGAGGACCCGGACGGCAACCCCGTGGAGGACAAACGCACAGGCCAGTACCTGGCGCCCACGTGGGCGGTCTGCCCTTTCCCTTCCCCCGCGCCGTCGCGGGCACCTGCCGAGCCCCGCCCCGCCACGTCGGCCCCGCCGGCCGGGCCCGTGCTGCTCGGCGGACGCTTCGAGGTGCGGGAGGCGATCCGGCAGACCAACAAGGGAGGCGTCTACCGAGGCACCGACGTCCGTACGGGCGGCCGCGTGGTGATCAAGGAAGCCAGGCCCCACGTGGAGGCCGACGTCGAGGGCAGGGACGTCCGCGACTGGCTGCGCGCCGAGGCCGAGGCACTGGAAGGACTCAGGGGCCTTGAGCTGGCCCCGGCGCCGGTGGCGGTCTTCGAACACGGCGAGCACCTCTTCCTCGCACAGGAGGAGGTACCGGGCGTCAGCCTGAGCACCTGGGTGGCGGAACACTTCCGCGAGGCCGGCGCCGACCAGTACGGGGCCGACGCGCTCCAGGTGGTCACACGGCTGGTGGAGCTGGTGTCCCAGGCCCACGCCCGCGGCTACGTTCTGCGGGACCTGACACCCGGCAACGTCATGGTCCGCCCCGACGGCGGACTACGCCTGATCGACCTGGAACTGGCCGTGCTCGGCACGGCCTCCTGTCCACCGACCAGAGTGGGAACCCCGGGCTACAGCGCGCCGGAACGCCTGTCCGACGCGCCCGTCTCGCAGACAGCCGACTACTACAGCCTCGGAGCCACCGCCTGCCTGGTGCTGGCCGGGAAGATCCCCACCCTCCTCGCCGACGAACCGGCCACCAGGACGACGGAGGAACGCCTCGCCACCTGGCTGACCACCTGCGCCGGGCGGCTGCGCCTGTCCGACGAGATCGTGGCGATGCTGCTCGGCCTCATGCGCGACGAACCCGCCGAGCGATGGAACGTGTCCAGGGCCCGCGAGGCGCTGCGGACCACGACCGCGACAGCGGCGAAGCCGGGCGGCGGCGACGGCGTCGTCCGGCCCGGAGTGAATGACTCCCCCCGTGGCCCGGTGGCAGGGTCCGCCGACGACCCGGTGGCCGGGATCACCGACCACCTCATCTCTTCGATGACCCCCACGGACGACCAACGACTGTGGCCCGTATCCACGAAAACCGGTGAGACCGACCCCTGCACCGTGCAGCAGGGCGCCGCCGGGGTCCTCGCCGTACTGACGCGGTACTTCACCCTCACCGGCGACCCCCGCCTGCCCGAGGTGATCTCCACGGCCGGCCACTGGATCGCGGACCGGAGTGACGCCGCCTCCGCGCGCCCCGGTCTGCATTTCGGCAGCCGAGGAATCGCCTGGGCCCTGCACGACGCCGGGCGCGCCGTCGACGACCGCGGGCTCACCGACCACGCGGTCACCCTGGCCCTGGCACCGCTGAGGCCCACGCCCAGCCACGACATCACCCACGGCACGGCGGGCAGCGGGACGGCCGCCCTGCACATGTGGCACCACACGGGCGACCGGCGCTTCGCCGAGTTGGCGGGCGCCGCCGCCGACCGGCTGGTCGCCGCGGCGGACCGTGGGCCCGACGGAGTGAGCTGGGCGGCGCCCGCGGAAGCCGAGATCGCGTCGGCGGGCAAGCGCTACCTGGGATTCGCCCACGGATCGGCCGGGATCGGCAGCTTCCTCCTGGCCGCCGCTGCCGTCTCCGGCCGCCGCGCGCACAGGGAACTGGCCGTGCGGGTCGGCGAGGGGCTGCTCGCCCACGCCGTACTCACCGGCGAGACGGCCCACTGGCCCGCTCAGGCGACGGACGCGCCCACGGCCCCGTACTGGTGCCACGGCGCCGCAGGCATCGGCACCTACCTCGTCCAGCTGTGGCAGACCACCGGCGACGACCGGTTCGGCGACCTCGCCCGCCGCGGTGCGCACGCCGTGGCGGAACAGGCCTCCCGCGCCACCCTCGCCCAGTGCCACGGTCTGGCGGGCAACGGCGACTTCCTCCTCGACATGGCCGCCGCCACCGGCGACCCCGTTTACCGCGCCATGGCTGAAGAGCTGGCGGATCTGATTCTCACCGAACGGGTCCACCGCCAAGGCCACACCGTCTTCCCCACCGAATACGGGGACGTCTCGACCAGTTGGAGTGATGGGTCGGCCGGAATCCTGGCCTTCCTCCTCCGCCTGCGTCACCCCTCGCTCCGGCACTGGATGGTTCAGCCGCCGGTCTGA
- a CDS encoding type VII secretion system-associated protein yields the protein MSETTQTAAYTEQAADAPEGEGSAAAEDNMPQVPEEIREAAKLAPDHWLGMVDPTWQGEGPPPAWALVGQWRSSPEGEIVEWEENEEYQPSPKALGWPEPADPVDAAVQLAATGYGPGEDVTTALAEAEEVAVFLAADGSPLAAVAPDGETPVVPVFTSPSYLHTSGRLAFALHPVHTLLKQLPEGHLIYLNPSAPVSMTVDTEALREAVDTGEDTGEDLTEDDSDSVPDVVGNGIPVMGRAVRTKATETKTATRTTAKAAETKPTATRAAASKTAAAKTTTAKSAAAKSAATKSASAKAAGTKAAKAGKKDAEADSSGEDTAG from the coding sequence GTGAGTGAGACGACGCAGACCGCCGCATACACGGAGCAGGCGGCGGACGCCCCCGAGGGCGAGGGGTCGGCGGCTGCCGAGGACAACATGCCGCAGGTGCCGGAAGAGATCCGCGAGGCGGCCAAGCTGGCCCCCGACCACTGGCTCGGCATGGTCGACCCCACCTGGCAGGGCGAGGGACCGCCGCCCGCGTGGGCGCTGGTGGGCCAGTGGCGTTCCAGCCCGGAGGGCGAGATCGTCGAGTGGGAGGAGAACGAGGAGTACCAGCCCTCCCCGAAGGCCCTCGGCTGGCCGGAGCCCGCGGACCCCGTGGACGCCGCCGTGCAACTGGCGGCGACGGGCTACGGGCCCGGCGAGGACGTGACCACCGCCCTCGCGGAGGCCGAGGAGGTCGCGGTCTTCCTCGCGGCGGACGGCAGCCCGCTGGCGGCCGTGGCCCCCGACGGTGAGACCCCGGTGGTGCCGGTCTTCACCTCCCCTTCCTACCTGCACACCTCGGGCCGGCTCGCCTTCGCACTGCACCCCGTACACACACTCCTCAAGCAGCTCCCCGAGGGGCACCTGATATACCTCAACCCCTCGGCGCCGGTGAGCATGACAGTGGATACGGAGGCGCTGCGCGAGGCCGTCGACACCGGCGAGGACACCGGGGAGGACCTGACGGAGGACGACTCCGACAGCGTGCCCGACGTGGTGGGCAATGGCATTCCGGTCATGGGCAGGGCGGTGCGTACGAAGGCCACGGAGACGAAGACGGCGACGAGGACGACGGCGAAGGCCGCTGAGACGAAGCCGACAGCGACAAGGGCGGCGGCGTCGAAGACCGCGGCGGCGAAGACCACGACCGCGAAGAGCGCGGCGGCGAAGTCAGCGGCGACCAAGTCGGCGTCAGCGAAGGCGGCCGGGACAAAGGCGGCCAAGGCGGGCAAGAAGGACGCCGAGGCGGACAGTTCCGGGGAAGACACGGCAGGCTGA
- a CDS encoding RICIN domain-containing protein, with protein MSEAQSEDEKRRERARRVDALSDAARQPGEGPRFGTRVAGAIAVLALAAGATLGVGAWHSYQNESDQKKAEAAKLQAKEVAAHQDISPSPSPSESKKEKKKQEIATQPQSVGGGPAAEPQKESEKPADGATKKPKETVEKPEAKVKLTPKANMAAEGFSRVVLANKSTRMCADLPGADGHPEGDGMVDQYPCDASDNDNQLWNVTVSHAGVGPGGTDLVLIANVKDGLCLDLPYYGAQDVGARVQEHACTSSMQDNQQWRFEDMPDGSKRIHNYASKGLCLKVAYDGLDRVNTPLTIGDCQAPSAEWFLRR; from the coding sequence GTGAGTGAGGCCCAGAGCGAGGACGAGAAGAGGCGGGAACGGGCCCGGCGCGTCGACGCCCTGTCCGACGCCGCCAGGCAGCCGGGCGAAGGCCCTCGGTTCGGTACCCGCGTCGCCGGTGCGATAGCCGTGCTGGCGCTCGCCGCCGGTGCCACGCTCGGTGTCGGCGCGTGGCACTCGTACCAGAACGAGAGCGACCAGAAGAAGGCCGAAGCCGCCAAGTTGCAGGCCAAGGAGGTGGCGGCGCACCAGGACATCTCGCCGTCGCCGAGCCCCTCCGAGTCCAAGAAGGAGAAGAAGAAGCAGGAGATCGCGACGCAGCCGCAGTCGGTCGGCGGTGGCCCCGCGGCCGAGCCGCAGAAGGAGAGCGAGAAGCCGGCCGACGGCGCGACCAAGAAGCCGAAGGAGACGGTCGAGAAGCCGGAGGCGAAGGTCAAGCTGACCCCCAAGGCCAACATGGCCGCTGAGGGTTTCTCGCGCGTCGTGCTGGCGAACAAGTCGACGAGGATGTGCGCCGACCTGCCCGGAGCCGATGGGCACCCCGAGGGCGACGGCATGGTCGACCAGTACCCGTGCGACGCCAGCGACAACGACAACCAGCTCTGGAACGTCACCGTCTCGCACGCGGGCGTCGGCCCCGGCGGCACGGACCTGGTGCTGATCGCCAACGTGAAGGACGGCCTCTGCCTCGACCTCCCCTACTACGGCGCGCAGGATGTCGGCGCCCGCGTACAGGAGCACGCCTGCACCAGCTCCATGCAGGACAACCAGCAGTGGCGGTTCGAGGACATGCCCGACGGCAGCAAGCGCATCCACAACTACGCCAGCAAGGGCCTCTGCCTCAAGGTGGCCTACGACGGGCTCGACCGGGTGAACACCCCGCTGACCATCGGCGACTGCCAGGCCCCGTCCGCAGAATGGTTCCTGCGTCGCTGA
- a CDS encoding ABC transporter ATP-binding protein — protein sequence MRYVEVTGRREAAGRSIRLRDMARRLPQLVRRSLALAWRVDRHATVGLLLCQAASGAMQALGLVAISGTLTALLNSGDVYQRLLQAWPSVVLLAGAVGVRALLGITVNWLSSRLGPLMSREAEQMLLTGCAEVELCAYDEPDFNRDREAADRGAQVTGELIDQGQDLIASGASFVAGAVVLAGVHWVLLPLLVVASFPQALAQVSAARVRYLANLRSNGDNRMLTVLRWHIFTKDAADQIRAGTMAGFLAGRYRQTVVRINKEDRAAADKGARMSLVGSLCGGLGSAGVWGAVVWLLATGRISVGHAGTAVFALQTVGQSVRALVSVGARAVRTGLYMDDWSGFLEKAGGHRMERGTYRPEPPKEIEIKALSHRYSGQDTDTLSDISLTLRRGEVTALVGYNGSGKSTLSKLVGGLYLPTDGQVLWDSTPTGDIDPQALWQQVALVPQDYAHWPMTVRENVTQGQPTAGGDKAVREACAAAGADEVVDRLGSGLDTLLAREWLNGEELSGGQWQRIALARAFFREAGLLVLDEPTANLDPRAEFRIFQRLRELARDRVVLLVTHRITNVAVADRIVVLDEGRIVQEGTYRELAEREGLFRQLLSYQMTSEATARGEE from the coding sequence ATGCGGTACGTGGAGGTGACCGGCAGGCGCGAGGCGGCCGGTCGCTCGATCCGGTTGCGCGACATGGCCCGTCGCCTGCCGCAGTTGGTACGCAGGTCGCTGGCTCTCGCCTGGCGGGTCGACCGACACGCCACCGTCGGTCTCCTGCTGTGCCAGGCGGCCTCCGGCGCGATGCAGGCCTTGGGCCTGGTCGCCATCAGCGGCACCCTGACCGCCCTGCTGAACAGCGGCGACGTCTACCAACGGCTCCTACAGGCCTGGCCGTCCGTGGTCCTGCTGGCCGGCGCCGTCGGAGTACGCGCGCTCCTGGGCATCACCGTCAACTGGCTCTCCTCCCGGCTCGGCCCGCTGATGTCACGCGAGGCCGAGCAGATGCTGCTCACCGGCTGCGCGGAGGTGGAGCTGTGCGCCTACGACGAGCCCGATTTCAACCGGGACCGCGAAGCGGCCGACCGGGGGGCACAGGTCACAGGAGAGCTGATCGACCAGGGGCAGGACCTGATCGCCTCGGGGGCTTCCTTCGTCGCGGGGGCCGTCGTACTCGCGGGGGTCCACTGGGTCCTCCTGCCGCTCCTGGTGGTCGCCAGCTTCCCGCAGGCCCTGGCCCAGGTGAGCGCCGCGCGGGTGCGCTACCTCGCCAACCTCCGCAGCAACGGCGACAATCGGATGCTCACGGTGTTGCGGTGGCACATCTTCACCAAGGACGCCGCCGACCAGATCCGGGCGGGCACCATGGCAGGCTTCCTCGCCGGCCGCTACCGGCAGACGGTGGTGCGGATCAACAAGGAGGACCGGGCGGCGGCCGACAAGGGTGCCCGCATGTCCCTGGTGGGCTCCCTGTGCGGAGGGCTCGGGTCGGCGGGCGTGTGGGGCGCTGTCGTATGGCTGCTCGCCACCGGACGGATCAGTGTCGGGCACGCGGGGACGGCCGTCTTCGCCCTACAGACGGTGGGACAGTCGGTGCGCGCCCTGGTGTCCGTCGGAGCACGGGCCGTACGCACGGGGCTGTACATGGACGACTGGAGCGGTTTCCTGGAGAAGGCCGGCGGGCACCGCATGGAGCGGGGTACGTACCGGCCCGAACCGCCGAAGGAGATCGAGATCAAGGCGCTCTCCCACCGGTACTCGGGGCAGGACACGGACACGCTGTCCGACATCTCGCTGACACTGCGCCGGGGCGAGGTCACCGCCCTCGTCGGCTACAACGGCTCGGGGAAGTCCACCCTGTCGAAGCTGGTCGGCGGCCTGTATCTGCCCACCGACGGGCAGGTGCTGTGGGACTCCACCCCCACTGGCGACATCGACCCCCAGGCGCTGTGGCAGCAGGTGGCCCTGGTGCCACAGGACTACGCGCACTGGCCCATGACCGTGCGCGAGAACGTGACCCAGGGACAGCCCACGGCCGGTGGTGACAAGGCGGTGCGTGAAGCGTGCGCCGCCGCGGGCGCCGACGAGGTCGTCGACAGGCTCGGCTCCGGCCTCGACACCCTCCTCGCCCGTGAGTGGCTCAACGGGGAGGAGCTGAGCGGCGGCCAGTGGCAGCGCATCGCTCTCGCGCGGGCCTTCTTCCGCGAGGCCGGACTGCTGGTCCTCGACGAGCCGACCGCCAACCTGGACCCCCGCGCGGAATTCCGCATCTTCCAGCGGCTGCGGGAACTGGCCAGGGACCGGGTGGTGCTCCTCGTGACCCACCGCATCACCAACGTCGCCGTGGCCGACCGGATCGTGGTACTCGACGAGGGCAGGATCGTGCAGGAGGGCACCTACCGGGAACTCGCCGAGCGGGAGGGCCTGTTCCGGCAGTTGCTGTCCTACCAAATGACCTCCGAGGCGACGGCTCGGGGCGAGGAGTAG
- a CDS encoding VenA family class IV lanthipeptide, which yields METQDLDLLADLHALPETDPVGIDESYGGTCQCAGVLTILNTICIGITC from the coding sequence ATGGAAACCCAAGACCTTGACCTGCTGGCCGACCTCCACGCCCTTCCCGAGACCGACCCGGTCGGCATCGACGAGAGCTACGGCGGCACGTGCCAGTGTGCCGGCGTCCTGACCATCCTGAACACGATCTGCATCGGCATCACCTGCTAG